The following proteins come from a genomic window of Chloroflexota bacterium:
- the mreD gene encoding rod shape-determining protein MreD: MGIMQTSLMPRFAIWGVHPDLMLIVVVSWALSRGYREGLGWALIGGLVLDLLSSAPFGAFTVSLLATSLLVGSMQSFFFGMGIFLPIVAATTSTFVYDIVILAFLQALGHPTVWGSSIGQVILPSAVLNTLFMIPVYWIIRWACSRPEDSGREL; the protein is encoded by the coding sequence GTGGGCATCATGCAGACTTCTCTGATGCCCCGTTTCGCTATTTGGGGGGTCCATCCAGATCTAATGCTGATTGTCGTGGTTTCGTGGGCGCTCTCGCGGGGCTACCGCGAAGGTCTAGGGTGGGCACTGATTGGCGGGCTTGTTTTGGATCTCCTATCCAGCGCACCCTTCGGTGCATTTACCGTGTCTTTGCTGGCTACGAGTCTCCTCGTTGGCTCAATGCAGAGTTTCTTTTTCGGAATGGGGATTTTTTTACCCATCGTCGCAGCCACCACATCCACTTTTGTTTACGATATCGTCATTCTGGCATTCTTGCAAGCGCTTGGTCATCCCACTGTCTGGGGCAGCAGTATCGGGCAAGTAATACTACCCTCCGCGGTGCTGAATACCCTTTTCATGATCCCGGTTTATTGGATAATACGTTGGGCGTGTTCACGCCCAGAAGATAGCGGGAGGGAACTATAG
- the mrdA gene encoding penicillin-binding protein 2 translates to MDENAAAAQARLRLLVMQIVVLLAFVVLSLRLWQLQIIDAAVYQEHAVQNRYRLISIEAPRGVFYDRRGRLLARNVGSFTVSVIPARLPKDEYQRAQVVARLSEVLRMPVRRSLATDTSPKVAGLGGPFFDQTRPGILDILDQQTSSPYAPVVIASNVEREAAFILEEERLDLPGVVVTVEPRREYTTGSLMAHILGFTGGIPAENAEYYLRDQNTGYEWTDQVGLTGLELTYERQLRGIKGQKHIEVDAFEREVNVLAIDPPTPGNNLILTIDLDLQQYVERTLREAMHQVNSKSGVVIVMNPQTGEILAMVSLPGYDNNLFAQGISSEDYERLSNDPEHPLINHAISSLYPPGSTFKIVSACGVLQEGLINESTKFECKGMLYLPNKYFPDDPEKATPFKCWNEWGHGWLNIYEAIAQSCDIFFYQVTGGYGDFAGLGITKLGYYAKQFGYGEKTGIALPGENAGLVPDERWKRLNYGEGWVTGDTYNAAIGQGYILATPLQVLNMTAAVANGGTLLQPQLVYQIVDAAGKTVVPFTPKVIHQLPLSPKTLDIVRKGMRLAVTSGTAHRINLPEVSVAGKTGSAEYPGPRDEKGNLPTHAWFTGFAPYEKPEVAIVVFVAGGGSGATVAVPIAAQILRYYFGLPQPSPTPEPGS, encoded by the coding sequence GTGGATGAGAACGCCGCCGCTGCGCAAGCGAGACTGAGATTGTTGGTTATGCAGATTGTCGTTCTGCTCGCTTTCGTCGTGCTCAGTCTGCGGTTATGGCAGCTGCAAATTATCGATGCAGCGGTTTACCAAGAGCACGCCGTGCAAAACCGCTATCGTCTGATATCCATAGAGGCACCGCGCGGTGTGTTCTATGACCGCAGGGGCCGGCTCCTGGCGCGCAACGTAGGTAGTTTTACCGTCTCCGTAATCCCAGCCCGGCTGCCAAAAGACGAGTACCAACGCGCACAAGTTGTCGCTCGTCTCTCAGAGGTGCTACGCATGCCAGTGCGTCGTAGCCTGGCCACCGACACCAGCCCCAAGGTGGCCGGACTAGGCGGTCCTTTTTTTGACCAGACCCGACCAGGTATTCTGGATATCCTGGATCAGCAGACGAGTAGTCCTTATGCTCCGGTGGTGATAGCCTCTAACGTAGAACGGGAGGCGGCCTTTATCTTGGAAGAAGAGCGGCTCGATCTGCCCGGCGTAGTTGTCACTGTAGAGCCTCGACGCGAATACACCACCGGTTCTTTGATGGCGCATATCTTAGGCTTCACGGGCGGCATCCCTGCGGAAAACGCTGAGTATTATCTCCGCGATCAAAACACCGGCTACGAATGGACTGATCAGGTGGGACTGACTGGGCTGGAATTGACTTACGAGCGCCAGTTACGCGGGATCAAAGGACAAAAGCATATCGAGGTAGATGCCTTCGAACGGGAGGTCAATGTGCTGGCCATTGACCCACCCACGCCAGGCAATAACCTTATTCTCACCATTGACCTGGATCTACAACAGTACGTTGAGCGAACCCTCCGTGAGGCAATGCACCAAGTCAACTCCAAGTCCGGTGTTGTGATCGTGATGAACCCACAAACGGGCGAAATATTGGCCATGGTTTCCCTGCCTGGCTATGACAACAATCTGTTCGCCCAAGGCATTTCGTCAGAAGACTACGAGCGGTTAAGCAATGATCCGGAACACCCACTGATTAATCACGCCATCAGCAGCCTTTACCCGCCCGGTTCGACATTCAAGATCGTCTCGGCCTGCGGAGTGTTGCAAGAAGGGCTCATCAATGAGAGTACCAAATTCGAATGCAAGGGCATGCTATACCTACCCAACAAGTACTTCCCAGATGACCCTGAGAAAGCAACACCCTTTAAGTGCTGGAATGAATGGGGACATGGCTGGTTGAACATCTATGAGGCTATTGCACAGTCATGCGACATCTTTTTCTACCAAGTCACTGGCGGCTACGGGGATTTCGCTGGCTTAGGAATAACCAAATTGGGCTATTATGCCAAGCAGTTTGGATACGGAGAGAAAACTGGTATTGCATTGCCTGGTGAAAACGCGGGTCTGGTGCCTGACGAGAGATGGAAGCGGCTTAACTACGGCGAGGGCTGGGTAACAGGCGATACCTACAACGCCGCCATTGGCCAGGGGTATATCCTGGCTACACCACTCCAAGTGCTCAACATGACCGCCGCAGTGGCTAACGGCGGGACGCTTCTCCAACCACAACTTGTGTACCAAATAGTGGATGCAGCAGGCAAAACAGTGGTTCCATTCACCCCAAAAGTGATCCACCAATTGCCGCTTTCGCCCAAAACGTTAGACATCGTGCGCAAAGGGATGCGACTTGCGGTTACCAGTGGCACCGCGCACCGTATCAATCTTCCGGAGGTGAGTGTGGCGGGCAAGACGGGCTCAGCAGAGTACCCCGGCCCACGCGACGAAAAGGGCAACCTCCCCACTCACGCCTGGTTTACGGGCTTTGCGCCTTACGAGAAGCCGGAAGTTGCTATCGTGGTCTTTGTTGCCGGCGGGGGATCAGGCGCGACAGTTGCCGTACCGATCGCGGCTCAGATACTGCGCTATTATTTCGGCCTGCCGCAACCCTCGCCCACACCAGAGCCAGGCAGTTGA
- a CDS encoding 50S ribosomal protein L25, with amino-acid sequence MEELILEAETRDITGKQVRRMRREGWVPAVMYGHKTKTLNLKVEARSLQHLLKEAGGTRLISLRVKGSDEPHMVLAREIQRNPITRDLLHVDFYEVVMTERITAEVPIELRGESPIVKKGQGLLFQGLDAIEVECLPSDLIPEIVVDLSLLTEVDQTIMVKDLQLGPAIEVLTEPEEIVVKILPMEKEEIEEVVAEAAPAEVEVIGKGKEKEEAAEEPGK; translated from the coding sequence ATGGAAGAATTGATTCTGGAAGCTGAAACCAGGGATATCACTGGCAAACAAGTGCGACGCATGCGCCGCGAGGGGTGGGTACCGGCGGTAATGTATGGGCACAAGACCAAGACACTGAACCTTAAAGTAGAAGCACGCTCCTTACAACACTTGCTCAAGGAGGCAGGAGGCACGCGACTCATCAGTTTGCGGGTCAAAGGCAGCGATGAGCCACACATGGTCCTGGCGCGGGAGATACAGCGTAACCCAATCACTCGGGATTTACTGCACGTTGATTTCTATGAAGTCGTGATGACCGAGAGGATCACTGCTGAAGTGCCCATCGAACTGCGTGGCGAGTCGCCCATTGTGAAGAAAGGCCAAGGACTTCTGTTCCAAGGCTTAGATGCGATCGAGGTGGAATGCCTGCCCAGCGATCTCATCCCGGAAATTGTAGTGGACCTGAGCCTTCTTACAGAGGTAGACCAGACCATCATGGTGAAAGACCTGCAGTTAGGTCCGGCCATCGAGGTTCTGACCGAGCCCGAGGAAATTGTGGTCAAGATCCTACCAATGGAAAAGGAAGAGATCGAGGAAGTCGTAGCCGAGGCTGCCCCCGCGGAAGTGGAAGTGATCGGCAAGGGCAAAGAGAAGGAAGAGGCGGCTGAGGAGCCAGGAAAATAA
- a CDS encoding rod shape-determining protein: MFGLFSRDMSIDLGTATVLVLVKGAGIVIHEPSVVAIEKRSRRVLAIGSEAKEMVGRTPGNIVAIRPLRDGVISDFDVTERMLHYFINKAHEMTRMPIPRPRVVIGIPSGATEVEKRAVHDAVLSAGARECYLIEEPIAAAIGAGLPINDSVGSMVVDIGGGTTEMAVLSSGGVVTSRSLRVAGDEMDEAIIQYARQKYNLLIGERMAERTKIAIGSAYPLPEEKTLTLYGRNLITGLPETVEASSVEIREAISGPLDLIVETIKNAIDETPPELVADLIERGVALTGGVAQLPGMAQRLSEETKMRVYVADDPVTCVVRGAGQVLESLDTLGHVLAEAQRPRRVR, translated from the coding sequence CTGTTTGGTCTTTTCTCCCGCGACATGAGCATAGACCTGGGGACAGCGACGGTGTTGGTGCTGGTGAAAGGCGCAGGCATCGTCATCCATGAGCCCTCAGTGGTGGCCATCGAGAAGCGTTCCCGACGAGTATTGGCCATTGGCTCTGAGGCTAAGGAAATGGTGGGGCGCACTCCAGGTAACATCGTGGCCATCCGCCCGCTACGTGATGGGGTCATCTCAGATTTCGACGTAACGGAACGTATGCTTCATTACTTCATCAACAAGGCTCATGAGATGACCCGGATGCCCATTCCTCGGCCCCGGGTGGTAATTGGCATCCCTAGTGGCGCGACAGAAGTGGAAAAGCGGGCGGTCCACGATGCGGTTTTGAGTGCTGGGGCGCGGGAGTGCTATCTGATCGAGGAACCCATCGCCGCAGCTATTGGAGCGGGGCTGCCTATTAACGACTCTGTAGGCAGTATGGTGGTGGACATCGGCGGGGGTACCACAGAAATGGCTGTTCTCTCCTCGGGAGGCGTCGTCACCAGCCGTTCTCTACGCGTGGCTGGTGATGAGATGGACGAGGCAATCATCCAGTATGCGCGACAAAAATACAACCTGCTCATTGGTGAGCGCATGGCCGAGCGCACCAAGATCGCCATTGGTTCGGCCTATCCTCTACCTGAAGAGAAAACCCTGACCCTTTATGGCCGTAACCTGATCACCGGCTTGCCAGAAACCGTTGAGGCCTCCAGTGTCGAAATCCGGGAGGCGATTAGCGGGCCACTCGATCTGATCGTCGAAACCATCAAAAACGCCATTGACGAGACGCCGCCGGAACTCGTGGCCGACCTGATTGAGCGAGGCGTAGCCCTCACCGGCGGTGTGGCTCAATTGCCAGGAATGGCGCAACGGCTCTCAGAAGAGACCAAGATGCGCGTGTATGTGGCGGATGACCCAGTGACTTGTGTAGTGCGTGGGGCTGGTCAGGTGCTGGAAAGCCTGGACACGCTGGGACACGTGCTGGCGGAGGCACAACGCCCTCGCCGGGTCAGATAG
- the mreC gene encoding rod shape-determining protein MreC: MRKLMRSRQTASLLILVTLAALMVLSQFGRLGPVEDVVSVFVAPFQYSLTRLSDSVGELWATMRDIGTLRTRVKELQEQVDLLMIENVRLQEAAIENATLREQLNFKQAHPTFTLLSAEVIGRDPSNILRYLIIDRGSRDGVAPGMPVITAAGLVGRVTHTTANSAQVMLLTDPSSSVSALIQSSRATGVVEGQSSAVLLMRYIQQGDAVNVGDIVLTSGLGGKFPKRLVIGQVIAVHQRDNEMFQEAEIRSAVDFSRLEMVMVILNFLPTE, encoded by the coding sequence GTGCGAAAACTTATGCGAAGTAGGCAGACAGCCAGCCTCCTCATTCTGGTCACTTTAGCCGCCCTGATGGTCCTGTCTCAATTCGGACGACTCGGCCCAGTAGAGGATGTGGTTTCTGTCTTTGTAGCCCCATTTCAGTACAGCCTGACCCGCTTAAGTGACAGCGTGGGAGAACTCTGGGCCACAATGCGCGATATTGGGACACTACGGACCAGGGTCAAGGAATTGCAAGAACAGGTAGATCTGCTCATGATCGAAAATGTTCGTCTGCAAGAAGCCGCTATCGAGAACGCCACATTGCGCGAACAACTGAACTTCAAGCAAGCGCATCCAACTTTCACCTTGCTCTCCGCAGAAGTCATCGGACGTGACCCTAGCAACATCTTGCGCTATCTGATCATCGACCGTGGGAGCCGAGATGGTGTAGCGCCAGGAATGCCAGTCATCACTGCAGCGGGATTGGTGGGGCGTGTGACGCACACCACGGCTAACTCGGCGCAGGTGATGTTGCTCACCGACCCGTCTAGTTCTGTAAGTGCACTCATCCAGAGTTCGCGGGCTACAGGCGTTGTGGAAGGGCAATCTTCGGCAGTCTTGCTGATGCGTTACATTCAGCAAGGCGACGCGGTAAACGTGGGTGATATTGTCTTGACCTCCGGGTTAGGAGGCAAGTTTCCGAAGCGCCTGGTCATCGGACAAGTTATCGCGGTGCATCAACGCGACAATGAGATGTTTCAGGAGGCAGAAATACGTTCTGCCGTCGATTTCAGCCGCTTGGAAATGGTCATGGTGATCCTGAATTTTCTGCCAACGGAGTGA